In Littorina saxatilis isolate snail1 linkage group LG8, US_GU_Lsax_2.0, whole genome shotgun sequence, a single genomic region encodes these proteins:
- the LOC138974714 gene encoding piggyBac transposable element-derived protein 3-like has translation MDQNIAKYRVSIRSKKWWWAIFSFCLDLCVQQTWHMYRATPASEYIPMDLVAVQRAIADIYLKRSHAAARLELPNHPVGRVAKLDRRIPPAIRCDGLDHLVEHISKQRRCAQCGKKVKQICLKCNVPLHRKYCFVAFHTPV, from the coding sequence ATGGACCAGAACATTGCCAAATACCGAGTCTCCATACGATCCAAGAAATGGTGGTGGGCCATTTTCAGCTTCTGTCTTGACCTGTGTGTGCAGCAAACATGGCACATGTACAGGGCAACACCTGCCTCAGAGTACATTCCCATGGATCTTGTGGCAGTTCAGCGTGCCATCGCGGACATCTACCTCAAGAGGTCACACGCTGCTGCCCGCCTGGAGCTCCCTAACCATCCTGTCGGACGTGTGGCAAAGCTGGACAGAAGAATTCCACCAGCAATCAGATGTGATGGGTTGGATCACCTGGTGGAGCACATCTCCAAGCAGAGAAGATGCGCACAATGTGGCAAAAAGGTCAAACAAATCTGCCTGAAGTGCAATGTCCCTCTGCACCGAAAGTACTGTTTTGTGGCATTTCATACTCCTGTGTAA
- the LOC138974713 gene encoding piggyBac transposable element-derived protein 3-like produces the protein MKQQHLSIDESMIPYYGGHGAKQFIRGKPIRFGYKTWVLATPLGYCVQFEPYQGANGRQANADEYPGIGMGGAVVVDLISELEEEEPEDCYHLTFDNLFTSLKLIDVLTSKKIGCTGTVRANRTEQCPLKSINEMKNTKRGTFDFQQAENTGVIVVRWNDNNIVNAVSNAAGVNPLQSASRCSKAEKKTSQDLAALPDQTL, from the coding sequence ATGAAGCAACAACATTTGAGTATCGACGAGAGCATGATCCCATACTATGGGGGACACGGTGCAAAGCAATTCATTAGAGGGAAGCCTATACGCTTCGGATACAAGACGTGGGTGCTGGCCACACCCCTTGGGTACTGTGTCCAGTTTGAACCCTACCAAGGAGCAAATGGCAGGCAAGCTAATGCAGATGAGTATCCAGGCATTGGAATGGGTGGAGCCGTGGTGGTTGACCTCATCTCTGAGCTGGAGGAAGAGGAGCCGGAAGATTGTTACCATCTGACCTTTGATAACCTGTTTACAAGTCTGAAGCTTATTGACGTCCTCACGAGCAAGAAGATTGGATGTACAGGAACGGTTCGTGCCAACAGGACCGAGCAGTGCCCACTGAAGTCAATCAATGAAATGAAGAATACCAAGAGAGGCACTTTCGACTTTCAACAGGCCGAAAACACAGGAGTGATAGTGGTTCGATGGAACGACAACAACATCGTCAACGCTGTCTCCAATGCAGCAGGAGTCAACCCTCTGCAGTCAGCCTCCCGGTGCTCCAAGGCAGAGAAAAAAACGAGTCAAGATCTCGCAGCCCTTCCTGATCAAACACTATAA